GCTGGCGATAAACGTGCAGAACAAGATTCTGAACGAGATCCTTCAGAGTCTCAAGGAGGAAGGCTTTAATAAAATAAAGGTCTATAACGAACTTGGACTGTTGCTTGCGGAGGGATGATTTATGGTTCCACCTGAACTCGACGAGGGGCTCCCCCTAGAGAAGATTAAAGACTTCTCCATTGAGGAGCTCCTCGGAATGGCCATCAAGGCCGAGATTGGGGCGAGGGAGTTCTACACAAGCCTCGCCGAGAGAATAGACATTCAGACCCTCAAGGAGAAGATAGAGTGGCTCGCCAGAGAGGAAGAAAAGCACGAGACGCTTTTGAGGGAAATCTACACGAACATGTTCCCGGGACAAGAGGTCGTCTTCCCGGAGGAGCACATAGGACCGGAGCTCCAGCCGGTAGTGAGGGAACTCTACAAGGTCGAGGACATAATAGACCTAATCCGTTGGGCTATGAAAGCCGA
Above is a genomic segment from Thermococcus sp. LS1 containing:
- a CDS encoding ferritin family protein, encoding MVPPELDEGLPLEKIKDFSIEELLGMAIKAEIGAREFYTSLAERIDIQTLKEKIEWLAREEEKHETLLREIYTNMFPGQEVVFPEEHIGPELQPVVRELYKVEDIIDLIRWAMKAEEIAANFYAELENIVETEDKKRLMRYLSDIEKGHYYTLKAEYELLLDWAMYSQMMNVGP